From one Populus alba chromosome 17, ASM523922v2, whole genome shotgun sequence genomic stretch:
- the LOC118029782 gene encoding protein PLASTID MOVEMENT IMPAIRED 2 isoform X1 → MDRRVFDDRRRIGTVKAAVNMYGERILESSSSSLKTPAQMDLPEKSSSRAKELHMAKRDLVRYKENRRAAESAKVKAESELSEAKRTVKELVLQIEKSNLKVQAQVRDMETLNKLSKRQDMALIVGSDESHQYAEVIRELEGVKQELSKLKLEMASVLEAKIRAEKEIETSISKLSSNMSHAEALRKKIDEANEEQVLVELAQIEALKEFGEIQAQREKEAREFSSAMQETKNKKKNVKEEINSSTDLESKLAVTLNDVNLIQNELKLAKDKDAKVQRNDSMKHLGGSFREGKRLEDSSLLKSITEELEAAKKELASTREEGFQFMTSMDIVRNELKHVTEETVQLKKAKEKADITAQNLNSKLLRAKSKLETATAVEEKARSTLSSLSVTLEQLKIEAEVTRKEKKLICEETAKIKAEIGNTDSQIDLTEEKLQYAIQELDAVKKSESSALQNLKNVIENTMRSRASTSQHSSSITISKFEYEYLTGHAAMAEEIADKKVAAAQAWIEALKASEKEILMKIELAHGDIRETRVEEEKEIYRTESSLSAKRMVEGELRKWRQVSKKNTEAENQQQPLPRKSMKANGNLTPSRRSKLRNAGSPSVRMTPRITPRSTSITIRKKRTIVPNLAKLFIGEKS, encoded by the exons ATGGATAGGAGAGTGTTTGATGATAGAAGAAGAATTGGGACAGTGAAGGCAGCTGTTAATATGTATGGAGAAAGAATTCTTGAAAGTAGTAGTTCTTCACTGAAGACACCAGCCCAGATGGATTTGCCTGAG AAGTCTTCCTCAAGAGCTAAGGAGCTGCACATGGCAAAGAGAGACTTGGTTAGATATAAAGAGAATAGAAGGGCTGCGGAGTCGGCTAAAGTGAAAGCAGAATCAGAGCTCTCGGAGGCGAAAAGAACGGTGAAAGAGCTTGTTTTACAGATTGAGAAATCAAATTTGAAGGTACAAGCTCAGGTGAGAGACATGGAAACGCTAAACAAGCTGAGTAAGCGCCAAGATATGGCTTTAATTGTTGGGAGTGATGAGAGCCATCAGTATGCAGAAGTGATAAGGGAGTTGGAAGGTGTGAAGCAAGAACTGAGTAAACTTAAGCTTGAGATGGCTTCTGTTTTGGAAGCGAAAATTCGGGCAGAGAAGGAAATAGAAACCTCAATTTCTAAATTATCGTCTAATATGAGCCATGCGGAAGCACTCAGGAAGAAGATTGATGAGGCAAATGAGGAGCAGGTGCTAGTTGAGCTGGCACAGATTGAGGCCTTGAAAGAATTTGGAGAAATTCAAGCTCAAAGAGAGAAGGAAGCGAGAGAATTCTCGTCCGCAATGCAGGaaactaagaacaaaaagaagaatGTCAAAGAGGAAATCAACAGCTCTACAGATCTTGAGTCTAAATTGGCTGTTACATTAAATGACGTGAATTTGATACAGAATGAATTAAAGCTCGCTAAAGATAAGGACGCAAAGGTACAGAGAAATGACAGCATGAAGCATCTGGGAGGCAGTTTTCGGGAAGGCAAGCGATTGGAGGATTCCTCTTTACTGAAATCCATAACTGAAGAATTGGAGGCAGCTAAGAAAGAATTGGCTTCAACTAGGGAAGAGGGTTTTCAGTTCATGACCTCAATGGATATCGTAAGGAATGAGCTGAAGCATGTCACAGAAGAAACAGTTCAGTTGAAGAAAGCGAAAGAGAAAGCTGATATAACTGCTCAAAATCTTAATTCAAAGCTCCTGAGAGCAAAGTCTAAATTGGAAACTGCAACTGCAGTTGAGGAGAAGGCAAGATCAACTTTATCCAGTCTGTCTGTGACACTTGAACAGTTGAAGATCGAAGCGGAGGTAACAAGGAAAGAGAAGAAGCTTATCTGCGAAGAAACTGCAAAAATCAAGGCAGAAATCGGCAATACTGATTCTCAAATAGACCTCACTGAAGAAAAATTGCAGTACGCAATTCAGGAGCTTGATGCAGTCAAAAAGTCAGAGTCTTCAGCTCTTCAGAATCTGAAAAATGTTATTGAGAACACCATGAGATCTAGAGCTTCTACTTCTCAACATAGTTCGTCGATTACTATCTCAAAGTTTGAGTACGAGTATTTAACTGGACATGCAGCCATGGCTGAAGAAATTGCAGACAAAAAGGTAGCAGCAGCTCAGGCATGGATTGAAGCATTGAAAGCCAGTGAAAAGGAGATATTGATGAAAATTGAACTAGCTCATGGAGACATCAGAGAAACAAGGGTGgaggaagagaaagagataTATAGAACTGAGAGTTCACTATCTGCTAAAAGAATGGTAGAGGGAGAGCTTCGAAAATGGAGACAAGTGAGCAAGAAAAATACAGAAGCCGAGAACCAGCAACAGCCATTGCCAAGGAAATCCATGAAAGCTAATGGTAATCTGACTCCATCGAGACGTTCAAAGCTTCGAAATGCTGGTTCTCCATCAGTTCGAATGACTCCTCGGATAACTCCTAGATCAACTTCTATTACTATCAGGAAGAAAAGAACAATTGTGCCAAATTTAGCCAAGTTATTCATCGGAGAAAAAAGTTGA
- the LOC118029782 gene encoding protein PLASTID MOVEMENT IMPAIRED 2 isoform X2 — translation MDRRVFDDRRRIGTVKAAVNMYGERILESSSSSLKTPAQMDLPESSSRAKELHMAKRDLVRYKENRRAAESAKVKAESELSEAKRTVKELVLQIEKSNLKVQAQVRDMETLNKLSKRQDMALIVGSDESHQYAEVIRELEGVKQELSKLKLEMASVLEAKIRAEKEIETSISKLSSNMSHAEALRKKIDEANEEQVLVELAQIEALKEFGEIQAQREKEAREFSSAMQETKNKKKNVKEEINSSTDLESKLAVTLNDVNLIQNELKLAKDKDAKVQRNDSMKHLGGSFREGKRLEDSSLLKSITEELEAAKKELASTREEGFQFMTSMDIVRNELKHVTEETVQLKKAKEKADITAQNLNSKLLRAKSKLETATAVEEKARSTLSSLSVTLEQLKIEAEVTRKEKKLICEETAKIKAEIGNTDSQIDLTEEKLQYAIQELDAVKKSESSALQNLKNVIENTMRSRASTSQHSSSITISKFEYEYLTGHAAMAEEIADKKVAAAQAWIEALKASEKEILMKIELAHGDIRETRVEEEKEIYRTESSLSAKRMVEGELRKWRQVSKKNTEAENQQQPLPRKSMKANGNLTPSRRSKLRNAGSPSVRMTPRITPRSTSITIRKKRTIVPNLAKLFIGEKS, via the exons ATGGATAGGAGAGTGTTTGATGATAGAAGAAGAATTGGGACAGTGAAGGCAGCTGTTAATATGTATGGAGAAAGAATTCTTGAAAGTAGTAGTTCTTCACTGAAGACACCAGCCCAGATGGATTTGCCTGAG TCTTCCTCAAGAGCTAAGGAGCTGCACATGGCAAAGAGAGACTTGGTTAGATATAAAGAGAATAGAAGGGCTGCGGAGTCGGCTAAAGTGAAAGCAGAATCAGAGCTCTCGGAGGCGAAAAGAACGGTGAAAGAGCTTGTTTTACAGATTGAGAAATCAAATTTGAAGGTACAAGCTCAGGTGAGAGACATGGAAACGCTAAACAAGCTGAGTAAGCGCCAAGATATGGCTTTAATTGTTGGGAGTGATGAGAGCCATCAGTATGCAGAAGTGATAAGGGAGTTGGAAGGTGTGAAGCAAGAACTGAGTAAACTTAAGCTTGAGATGGCTTCTGTTTTGGAAGCGAAAATTCGGGCAGAGAAGGAAATAGAAACCTCAATTTCTAAATTATCGTCTAATATGAGCCATGCGGAAGCACTCAGGAAGAAGATTGATGAGGCAAATGAGGAGCAGGTGCTAGTTGAGCTGGCACAGATTGAGGCCTTGAAAGAATTTGGAGAAATTCAAGCTCAAAGAGAGAAGGAAGCGAGAGAATTCTCGTCCGCAATGCAGGaaactaagaacaaaaagaagaatGTCAAAGAGGAAATCAACAGCTCTACAGATCTTGAGTCTAAATTGGCTGTTACATTAAATGACGTGAATTTGATACAGAATGAATTAAAGCTCGCTAAAGATAAGGACGCAAAGGTACAGAGAAATGACAGCATGAAGCATCTGGGAGGCAGTTTTCGGGAAGGCAAGCGATTGGAGGATTCCTCTTTACTGAAATCCATAACTGAAGAATTGGAGGCAGCTAAGAAAGAATTGGCTTCAACTAGGGAAGAGGGTTTTCAGTTCATGACCTCAATGGATATCGTAAGGAATGAGCTGAAGCATGTCACAGAAGAAACAGTTCAGTTGAAGAAAGCGAAAGAGAAAGCTGATATAACTGCTCAAAATCTTAATTCAAAGCTCCTGAGAGCAAAGTCTAAATTGGAAACTGCAACTGCAGTTGAGGAGAAGGCAAGATCAACTTTATCCAGTCTGTCTGTGACACTTGAACAGTTGAAGATCGAAGCGGAGGTAACAAGGAAAGAGAAGAAGCTTATCTGCGAAGAAACTGCAAAAATCAAGGCAGAAATCGGCAATACTGATTCTCAAATAGACCTCACTGAAGAAAAATTGCAGTACGCAATTCAGGAGCTTGATGCAGTCAAAAAGTCAGAGTCTTCAGCTCTTCAGAATCTGAAAAATGTTATTGAGAACACCATGAGATCTAGAGCTTCTACTTCTCAACATAGTTCGTCGATTACTATCTCAAAGTTTGAGTACGAGTATTTAACTGGACATGCAGCCATGGCTGAAGAAATTGCAGACAAAAAGGTAGCAGCAGCTCAGGCATGGATTGAAGCATTGAAAGCCAGTGAAAAGGAGATATTGATGAAAATTGAACTAGCTCATGGAGACATCAGAGAAACAAGGGTGgaggaagagaaagagataTATAGAACTGAGAGTTCACTATCTGCTAAAAGAATGGTAGAGGGAGAGCTTCGAAAATGGAGACAAGTGAGCAAGAAAAATACAGAAGCCGAGAACCAGCAACAGCCATTGCCAAGGAAATCCATGAAAGCTAATGGTAATCTGACTCCATCGAGACGTTCAAAGCTTCGAAATGCTGGTTCTCCATCAGTTCGAATGACTCCTCGGATAACTCCTAGATCAACTTCTATTACTATCAGGAAGAAAAGAACAATTGTGCCAAATTTAGCCAAGTTATTCATCGGAGAAAAAAGTTGA
- the LOC118029788 gene encoding receptor protein kinase-like protein ZAR1 has translation MVEMVLQFASLLFFIVHYIAFVGSVNDEGLALLSFKQSIEDSTTHYIDNWNSSDANPCSWHGVMCREEKVFSLMLTNKGLAGNLQLDAGKLVALSHVDLRNNHLSGSFPVELFNATELKSLILSGNSFSGPVPEEIVNLKYLKTLDLSQNSFNASLPSSIIQCKRLKNLVVSRNSFTGSLPDTLGSNLIRLRTLNLSHNSFSGLIPGSLGNLSSLQGALDLSHNLFNGPIPASLGNLPKLVYINLTCNNLSGAIPQNGALMNVGPAAFIGNPLLCGPPLKTRCPSAASHPNIEPEPLAVGDSSGKRRGGKWCRIVIATVAGAVVGICLVSVSFCYWYKKSYGCKESKRTQGCSFEEKSMVRKEMFCFRTDDLESLSETMEQCTFVPLDSKVSFDLEQLLKASAFLVGKSSIGIVYKVVLEKGLTVAVRRLEDGGSQRFREFQTAVEAIGKIRHPNIVSLLAYCWGINEKLLVYDYVPNGDLATVIHGRTGMTYFKPLSWSVRLKIMKGLAKGLAFLHECSPKRYVHGNLKTRNILLGENMEPRISDFGLNCFAYTSKESLPGEQMTSGTPQEGSPYALTPTHTGTPGSCYEAPESSKLIKPSQKWDVYSFGVILLEMISGKPPMMQVSLSGMDLVHWIQLSFEVKPPSEVLDPFLTRESDKEHEMVAVLKIALACVNASPDKRPSMKNASDNLGRLVPST, from the exons ATGGTAGAGATGGTTCTGCAATTTGCctctctacttttctttatagtCCACTATATTGCTTTTGTCGGTTCTGTTAATGATGAAGGTCTTGCTCTTCTATCCTTCAAGCAATCGATAGAAGACTCCACAACTCATTATATAGACAACTGGAACTCATCGGATGCAAACCCATGTTCATGGCATGGAGTTATGTGCAGAGAAGAAAAGGTCTTTTCTCTGATGCTTACAAATAAAGGGCTGGCCGGGAATCTGCAACTTGATGCTGGTAAGCTTGTTGCATTAAGTCATGTTGATCTCAGGAATAACCACCTCTCTGGAAGTTTCCCAGTCGAACTCTTTAATGCGACAGAATTAAAATCTTTGATCCTCTCGGGAAACTCATTTTCTGGGCCAGTTCCTGAAGAGATAGTGAACCTCAAGTACCTAAAGACTCTTGATCTTTCTCAAAATTCTTTCAATGCGTCATTACCCTCATCTATAATTCAATGCAAGAGACTGAAGAATCTTGTAGTCAGCCGAAATAGTTTCACTGGCTCTCTACCAGATACACTAGGATCCAATTTGATTAGGCTTCGGACACTGAATCTTTCACATAACAGCTTTAGCGGTTTGATCCCTGGCAGCCTAGGCAACTTGTCAAGCTTGCAAGGAGCGCTTGATCTATCTCACAATCTATTCAATGGCCCAATTCCAGCAAGCCTAGGAAATCTTCCTAAGTTAGTTTATATCAATCTCACTTGCAACAATCTTAGCGGTGCAATACCACAAAATGGTGCTCTAATGAATGTAGGTCCAGCTGCTTTTATTGGCAACCCTCTCCTTTGTGGGCCTCCTCTGAAAACTCGATGCCCCTCGGCTGCTTCCCATCCAAATATCGAGCCTGAACCCTTAGCAGTAGGAGACAGCTCAGGCAAGAGGAGGGGAGGAAAATGGTGCAGGATTGTGATTGCAACTGTTGCGGGTGCAGTGGTAGGAATTTGCTTAGTCAGTGTATCTTTCTGTTACTGGTACAAGAAGTCTTATGGTTGTAAGGAAAGCAAACGTACACAGGGCTGtagttttgaagaaaaatcaatggTTAGAAAGGAAATGTTCTGCTTCAGAACAGATGACTTGGAATCTCTATCAGAAACTATGGAACAGTGCACTTTTGTTCCATTAGACTCGAAGGTCAGTTTTGATCTTGAACAACTTCTCAAAGCGTCTGCTTTTCTGGTTGGAAAGAGCAGTATAGGGATCGTATATAAAGTTGTTCTTGAAAAGGGGCTAACTGTTGCCGTAAGGAGACTGGAAGATGGAGGTTCTCAGAGGTTCAGGGAGTTTCAAACTGCAGTGGAAGCAATTGGCAAAATTAGACATCCAAACATAGTCAGCCTTCTAGCTTATTGTTGGGGCATCAACGAGAAGTTGCTCGTCTATGATTATGTGCCCAATGGTGACCTGGCCACCGTGATTCATG GGAGAACAGGAATGACATACTTCAAACCTCTTTCATGGTCTGTTCGACTTAAAATCATGAAAGGATTAGCAAAGGGCTTAGCTTTTCTACATGAATGCAGTCCCAAAAGGTATGTCCATGGAAATTTAAAGACTCGCAACATACTGCTCGGAGAGAACATGGAGCCCCGCATCTCAGATTTTGGACTTAACTGCTTTGCTTATACAAGTAAAGAATCCTTACCGGGGGAACAAATGACAAGCGGAACACCACAAGAAGGTTCTCCTTACGCGTTGACACCAACACATACAGGCACGCCTGGGTCTTGTTATGAAGCTCCTGAGTCTTCAAAACTCATAAAACCATCACAGAAGTGGGATGTTTACTCATTTGGGGTGATTCTATTGGAGATGATTTCTGGGAAGCCACCAATGATGCAGGTAAGTCTATCAGGAATGGATCTAGTCCATTGGATTCAGCTTAGCTTTGAAGTTAAACCACCATCTGAAGTCCTAGATCCCTTCTTAACTCGTGAGTCAGACAAGGAACATGAAATGGTTGCAGTGCTTAAGATTGCTCTAGCCTGTGTCAACGCAAGCCCTGACAAGAGACCCTCCATGAAGAATGCTAGTGATAATCTGGGAAGATTGGTCCCTTCGACTTAA
- the LOC118029673 gene encoding protein PAL OF QUIRKY, producing MDPQPPQQPQLPATTPKLRLMCSYDGHIIPNPHTKSLSYSGGDTRLITIPTGTSSATATNTTSNGLTLSSLISHLSTTLKITVPITLKYQLPHHNLDSLISLASDEDVLIMLDEHQNNRTPSRLRLFVFPTKPILSQPELKATTQLNHPKTETWFVDALKNTKIVNLEGNGNNGGGFCGAESMVLETSSSFGSTSSSVSLSNLGVKGGFVEDNGTVLLDNKVQLSTPEGISSDHGVGTAVCQDSQFVTFQDPVGAVTSVENKVSLINPFESERKIPNPPPLIGVEMHNTVPVSGYPLSLQYDQLQQLQFVQTAAPQYVPQNTTGIVPLSSYYVMSSPVPQQQVYYQSNQPQPIYLVPVAQPYNLPMQNSLMNTAAVASSRPPIHPDSSMYPAQMVSNAAASLPVAELTSQVYRTSSPVTVPHVKNQKQGRGPPQMNHQGQPICAASVETGKQIDDDPVHAQIYKSQPPPPTLPSQYQTMTPATTILLSEAMARLNTDNIKQQQPRTSQPQ from the exons ATGGACCCTCAACCACCACAACAACCTCAACTACCGGCCACCACTCCAAAACTCCGTCTAATGTGCAGCTACGATGGCCACATAATCCCAAACCCCCACACCAAATCCCTTTCTTATTCAGGTGGTGACACCCGCCTCATCACCATCCCCACTGGTACCAGCTCCGCCACCGCCACAAACACCACCTCCAACGGTCTCACGCTCTCCTCTTTAATCTCTCACTTATCGACAACTCTGAAAATAACCGTACCAATCACTCTAAAATACCAACTTCCACATCACAATCTTGATTCTCTCATTTCACTTGCCTCAGATGAAGATGTCCTTATCATGCTTGATGAGCACCAAAACAACCGTACACCTTCACGTCTTAGATTATTCGTGTTTCCAACCAAACCCATTTTGAGTCAGCCCGAGTTAAAGGCTACAACACAATTAAATCACCCAAAGACTGAAACTTGGTTTGTTGATGCATTGAAGAATACAAAGATTGTGAATCTTGAGGGTAATGGTAATAATGGTGGTGGGTTCTGCGGAGCTGAGTCCATGGTCCTggaaacttcttcttcttttgggtCAACTTCGTCTTCGGTTTCGTTATCTAATTTGGGTGTTAAAGGTGGTTTCGTTGAGGATAATGGGACTGTTTTGCTGGATAATAAGGTTCAATTGTCAACGCCAGAAGGAATTTCAAG TGATCATGGTGTGGGAACTGCAGTTTGTCAAGATTCACAGTTTGTGACATTTCAAGATCCAGTCGGGGCTGTTACTTCAGTGGAGAATAAAGTTTCTCTAATAAATCCATTCGAGTCAGAGAGGAAAATCCCTAATCCTCCTCCTCTCATTGGGGTTGAGATGCATAATACAGTTCCCGTTTCTGGGTATCCATTGTCATTACAATATGATCAGTTACAACAGCTGCAATTTGTTCAAACAGCTGCCCCGCAGTATGTACCCCAGAACACAACTGGTATAGTGCCATTGTCTTCTTACTATGTGATGAGTTCTCCGGTGCCTCAGCAGCAGGTTTATTATCAGAGCAACCAACCTCAGCCGATATACCTAGTGCCTGTTGCACAGCCTTACAATTTGCCTATGCAAAATAGTTTGATGAACACTGCAGCTGTTGCTTCTAGTCGTCCTCCCATACATCCTGATTCGTCTATGTACCCTGCTCAAATGGTGTCCAATGCCGCTGCTAGTTTACCCGTAGCTGAGTTAACCTCACAAGTTTATAGAACAAGTTCACCTGTTACTGTACCACATGTTAAAAATCAGAAACAAGGTAGAGGGCCTcctcaaatgaatcaccaaggTCAACCCATATGTGCTGCTTCTGTGGAGACTGGTAAACAAATTGATGACGATCCTGTACATGCCCAAATATACAAGTCCCAGCCTCCGCCTCCAACTTTGCCTTCCCAGTACCAAACCATGACCCCAGCCACAACAATCTTGTTATCAGAGGCTATGGCACGGTTAAATACCGATAATATTAAGCAGCAACAGCCTAGAACCTCACAGCCACAATGA
- the LOC118029757 gene encoding uncharacterized protein, translated as MENPSKLMVLSSSKGNNVANSHDRLIRLPEHIIHHIISFLGANDIARLSFASKGYRQICISSPYLYFDVDFASHECATKCSQFKEFLSKFLRSRNGQRIQLLRFRWLCDSCECSHERPYDSWVCHALRCDVKELDIGCRLDEQNCFALPMSATGYASLRVLKLSLQDCCLDGLLPATLVSLEVLSLKSLRVYGALLEAWISTNCPSLKRLNLEAIKIMDGFPISSTSSLQELTIHNCYVSHVMGFCKNSIKGSSLKNVTISDCIFREAEVSKIKIACSSLENLTLRGCVFGSGCYVSIACPLLENLTIHKCSVNECNGIDIRHCPSLINLMISQCTLQLLHLNIPTSSLRKLSIFECSSQFPISIAVSAEQLQTLSLKLYGSWWKGSVFEIQPQKLICLQEAIVEFVDLQFFITDKDICNSVLRAVQYARVLQLSIQIIEVLSEEDHVKILFGNLLDLVMVCDKLEACQMIAMACFLMRAPNLRTLTIRYEQKSSRISELDVKEDLAKLLSLAVKKYQSKHGKSETLLLGDQLMKLKLSLHKN; from the exons ATGGAGAACCCATCAAAGCTTATGGTACTGAGCTCTTCTAAGGGAAACAACGTTGCTAATAGTCATGACAGACTCATTAGACTTCCAGAGCACATTATTCATCACATTATTTCATTCCTTGGGGCTAATGATATTGCTCGGCTAAGCTTTGCCTCGAAAGGATATCGACAGATATGTATTTCTAGTCCTTACTTGTATTTCGATGTTGATTTTGCTTCACATGAATGTGCCACCAAGTGTAGCCAGTTTAAAGAATTTCTCAGCAAGTTTCTGAGATCCCGCAATGGCCAGCGGATACAACTGCTTCGTTTTCGTTGGCTATGTGATTCATGTGAGTGTTCTCATGAAAGGCCTTATGATTCCTGGGTTTGTCATGCTTTAAGGTGTGATGTTAAAGAGCTTGATATTGGATGTCGACTTGATGAACAGAATTGTTTCGCTTTGCCGATGTCGGCAACTGGTTATGCTTCCTTGAGGGTGCTAAAACTGAGTTTGCAGGATTGCTGCTTAGATGGTCTCTTGCCAGCGACGTTGGTTTCTCTCGAGGTCTTATCGCTGAAATCTTTACGAGTTTATGGGGCCTTATTGGAGGCTTGGATATCTACCAACTGCCCATCACTTAAAAGGTTAAATCTTGAAGCTATTAAGATTATGGATGGTTTCCCCATCTCCTCTACTTCATCTCTTCAAGAGCTGACAATTCATAATTGCTATGTTAGTCACGTCATGGGCTTCTGCAAGAATAGCATCAAGGGCTCGTCCCTTAAAAATGTAACCATATCTGATTGCATATTCAGAGAAGCCGAAGTGTCCAAGATAAAAATTGCTTGTTCATCACTTGAAAATTTAACGCTCCGAGGGTGTGTCTTTGGATCCGGGTGCTATGTTTCCATCGCTTGTCCGCTCCTTGAAAATTTAACAATCCATAAATGTTCCGTAAATGAATGTAATGGCATTGACATCAGACACTGTCCGTCTCTGATAAATCTGATGATAAGTCAGTGCACGTTGCAGTTACTGCATCTCAACATTCCCACTTCCTCCCTTAGAAAATTGTCGATTTTTGAATGCAGCAGTCAGTTTCCTATTAGTATTGCTGTTTCAGCTGAACAGCTTCAAACTTTGTCATTGAAGTTGTATGGTTCTTGGTGGAAGGGTTCAGTATTTGAAATTCAACCACAGAAATTAATATGTTTACAAGAGGCGATTGTCGAATTCGTTGATCTTCAGTTCTTCATTACTGATAAAGACATCTGCAATTCTGTGTTAAGAGCAGTACAATACGCCCGAGTTTTGCAGTTAAGCATTCAAATTATTGAG gTTCTATCAGAAGAAgatcatgttaaaattttatttgggaACTTGCTTGATTTGGTCATGGTATGTGACAAATTAGAGGCCTGCCAAATGATCGCAATGGCCTGCTTTCTCATGAGGGCTCCAAACCTAAGGACACTGACCATAAGATATGAACAGAAGTCTAGTAGAATTTCTGAACTCGATGTAAAAGAGGAT ctTGCCAAGCTCTTGTCTTTGGCTGTGAAGAAGTATCAGTCGAAGCATGGGAAGTCAGAAACCCTTTTGCTTGGTGATCAATTGATGAAACTGAAGCTATCTCTTCACAAAAATTAG